One genomic window of Sphingobacterium oryzagri includes the following:
- a CDS encoding SusC/RagA family TonB-linked outer membrane protein — translation MKKRSIVRHVRLALSGFALFAATTAFAQSNGQLRGTIMDQTGALIPGATVELIDANGKAIAQVSTDEKGMFMLQGLTATGQYRLKVSMIGYQSYETVTKEIKEGETNSMLIRLDDQSSSLDEVVVVGYGQQRRGDLTTAVSSLPNVADQVARPLTTLADMMQGNVAGVTVMSAGGDPSSNPKVMIRGMGSVNNEDPLYVVDGMPYYGGPINPNDIETVDILKDAAAAAIYGAQASSGVIVITTKSGKSGAPRLNVDLYRGWQNASNLPSALNAEQYAQAYNTAATNSGTVLQDGHNASLNPWGQVTRTNWMDEIFQTGDILNANVQLSGGSEKSRYSSSFGYHDKEGLLLNTGYKRFAYRLKSEFDLLDRVTVGQNFYVNHTTTRGTNTSSSYSGSIINAIYMNPAAPVYDENGAFHGTVPTSLSGFSGTYGDTYNPVALLLRPTVNNPTLNLNGNAFAKVTILDGLTFKSNFAINLNRYSYKRFDPKIPEIGRANANNYLTHEESREDRWIWDQQLNYTKSFGEHNIDAVAVYSAQKTRFESFYLQGMGFESEEFWNQYIVNAASIPMAPTSNVYEDALTSAIARVNYNYAGRYFLGASIRQDRSSRLSEQNRSDVFPSVSGAWKISSEPFFNSSFINDLKVRASWGQIGNIQSVNHYAYNLPLTTGISTPLGSSNTLVRHYAVTKQFNPDIIWERSESFDVGLDVSLFNKLNLTADYYRKKTIGMLQVNPANPHLGLATGPTSNVGDVLNKGFEFAASYNDTFGEWRVGLNANIGINKNEVLNLDGYFNDFIAHGDNVRGVLLPYRSTTAQPLYSYYLVPTAGIFASEAEVAAHTSANGSLIQPQAKPGDLRFVDSNGDGRISEDDKVYMGSAVPKFTYGFSLNLDYKRFDLNVLTYGVSGSKIFNGYKYTAYNAGLQGYNLDSRVLTGWTPENTSSDIPQLSRQDPNGNFGTASDWYLESGDYFRIKNITLGYTIPLLFGKLNARAYFSTENPFTFTSYSGIDPEVGTIGLDVANYPLAKTYTVGINVNF, via the coding sequence ATGAAAAAAAGAAGCATTGTTAGACATGTAAGGCTCGCATTAAGCGGTTTTGCACTCTTTGCGGCGACAACGGCCTTCGCGCAATCGAATGGTCAGCTTCGCGGAACCATTATGGATCAAACGGGTGCGCTCATTCCCGGCGCGACGGTCGAATTAATTGATGCCAACGGCAAGGCGATCGCGCAGGTATCAACCGATGAAAAAGGTATGTTTATGTTGCAAGGACTAACGGCAACAGGTCAATACCGCTTAAAGGTAAGCATGATCGGGTATCAATCTTACGAAACGGTAACAAAAGAAATTAAAGAAGGAGAGACCAACTCGATGTTAATCCGCCTGGACGATCAATCTTCTTCATTGGATGAGGTTGTTGTCGTGGGTTATGGACAGCAACGTCGGGGCGATTTAACCACGGCTGTAAGCTCTTTGCCTAACGTGGCAGATCAGGTCGCTCGTCCTTTGACCACACTGGCCGATATGATGCAAGGCAATGTGGCTGGCGTAACGGTGATGTCAGCTGGCGGCGATCCTTCATCCAATCCGAAAGTAATGATCCGCGGTATGGGCTCGGTAAATAATGAAGATCCGTTATATGTAGTGGATGGAATGCCTTATTACGGTGGTCCTATCAATCCCAACGATATTGAAACGGTTGATATCTTAAAAGACGCGGCGGCGGCGGCAATTTACGGTGCGCAGGCATCTTCCGGCGTGATCGTTATCACGACGAAAAGTGGTAAATCAGGAGCGCCAAGATTAAATGTAGATTTATACAGAGGCTGGCAAAACGCTAGTAATCTGCCATCAGCGTTAAATGCAGAACAGTATGCGCAAGCATACAATACTGCTGCTACAAACAGCGGTACGGTGCTGCAAGATGGGCATAATGCAAGCTTGAACCCTTGGGGACAGGTGACGCGCACCAACTGGATGGACGAAATATTTCAGACCGGCGATATCTTGAATGCCAATGTGCAACTTTCTGGCGGAAGCGAGAAATCGCGCTACAGCTCTTCTTTTGGTTACCACGATAAAGAAGGTTTATTACTTAATACGGGATACAAGCGCTTCGCTTACCGACTGAAGTCTGAATTTGACTTGTTAGATCGTGTTACGGTGGGACAAAATTTTTACGTGAACCATACGACCACACGCGGTACCAACACTTCCAGCAGCTACAGCGGTTCCATCATCAACGCAATTTATATGAACCCGGCTGCACCGGTGTACGATGAGAACGGCGCATTTCACGGAACGGTGCCTACCAGCTTGTCTGGTTTCTCAGGTACTTATGGCGATACGTATAACCCCGTAGCTTTGCTATTACGGCCAACGGTTAACAATCCAACTTTAAACTTAAATGGAAATGCTTTTGCAAAGGTAACCATCCTAGATGGATTGACTTTCAAATCCAATTTTGCGATCAATCTAAATCGCTATTCGTACAAACGCTTTGATCCAAAAATTCCGGAAATAGGTCGTGCAAACGCTAACAACTATTTAACGCATGAAGAATCGCGTGAAGATCGTTGGATTTGGGATCAACAATTGAACTACACCAAAAGCTTTGGCGAGCACAATATTGATGCGGTAGCGGTATACTCCGCACAAAAAACACGCTTTGAAAGTTTTTATTTGCAAGGTATGGGCTTTGAAAGTGAAGAGTTTTGGAACCAATATATCGTGAATGCGGCTTCTATTCCGATGGCGCCCACGAGCAATGTGTATGAAGATGCATTGACTTCGGCTATCGCACGTGTAAATTATAATTATGCAGGCCGTTATTTTCTCGGTGCGAGTATACGCCAGGATCGTAGTTCTCGCTTATCTGAACAGAATCGATCTGACGTATTTCCATCCGTTTCTGGTGCTTGGAAGATTTCTTCAGAACCATTTTTCAATAGCTCATTTATTAACGATTTGAAGGTAAGAGCATCTTGGGGACAAATCGGTAATATACAATCGGTGAACCATTATGCGTATAATTTACCGTTGACGACGGGCATATCGACACCGCTAGGTAGTAGCAACACGTTAGTGCGCCACTACGCCGTGACCAAACAGTTTAATCCGGACATTATTTGGGAGCGTTCCGAATCGTTTGATGTTGGTTTAGATGTTTCTTTATTCAACAAACTCAACCTTACCGCCGATTATTACCGTAAGAAGACGATTGGTATGCTTCAAGTGAACCCGGCCAATCCTCATCTGGGATTGGCAACAGGGCCTACGTCAAACGTGGGCGATGTATTGAACAAAGGTTTTGAATTTGCTGCGAGTTACAACGATACCTTTGGCGAATGGCGAGTGGGATTGAATGCTAATATCGGGATCAATAAAAATGAAGTCTTGAATTTAGACGGTTATTTCAATGACTTTATAGCACATGGAGATAACGTGCGAGGTGTTTTGTTGCCGTATCGCTCGACAACCGCTCAACCGCTGTATTCATACTATTTAGTACCAACAGCGGGCATATTTGCTTCGGAAGCCGAAGTGGCCGCGCATACCTCAGCCAACGGATCACTTATTCAGCCGCAGGCCAAACCCGGCGATTTACGTTTTGTAGATTCTAATGGTGATGGTCGGATCTCTGAAGATGATAAGGTATATATGGGCAGCGCGGTTCCGAAATTTACCTACGGATTTTCACTCAACCTGGATTACAAACGTTTTGATTTAAATGTGTTGACCTATGGCGTTTCAGGTTCTAAAATTTTCAACGGATATAAGTATACCGCTTACAATGCTGGTTTACAAGGTTACAATTTAGATAGTCGCGTTTTAACAGGCTGGACACCCGAAAATACCAGCAGCGATATCCCGCAACTTTCGCGTCAAGATCCAAACGGAAACTTTGGGACAGCCTCTGATTGGTATTTAGAAAGTGGTGATTACTTCCGTATTAAAAATATCACATTAGGCTACACCATTCCTCTGCTTTTTGGTAAACTAAACGCCCGAGCATATTTCTCGACAGAAAATCCGTTTACGTTTACATCATACTCCGGCATCGATCCAGAGGTGGGTACGATCGGTTTGGATGTGGCAAACTATCCATTGGCTAAAACATACACCGTAGGTATTAACGTCAATTTTTAA
- a CDS encoding RagB/SusD family nutrient uptake outer membrane protein has product MNLRFNKYIAIALLGLSVGAQSCSKSFTDLTPEGTTTDANFWKTETDAIFAANGLYEHFGDDAMFGRGLFWYVNASDDMVTGRTDAGSAAVRNFTATGAESRVNNMYGKFYQIVQRANTIISKVPGMQIAAETKQRVLGEAYFMRGYAYFYLCQYYGDQRAGLPIVTEENMLESHFERPASVVENFVQIEADLRQAADMLPLLTTYTGTDQGRANKDAAYAYLAKTNVQWARYDASKWAQVAAYCDMVTNSGSGRQLIDTDNPQEDFASVFYIQNNYSSEYIFSVVSNRTRGSILPAVLFENTGYGLYNGWGYFHPTLELYNAFETGDSRKKATILEFNDTFTLFGEARQYYSSNSQTGFQFKKYMQPFRTPIAQHLNPNGDYPTSDLNIPLVRYADILLMKSEAQIMQGQNGDAGINLVRNRAGLPAIQGATITHLKRERRSEFAAEYTDRHSDLVRWGDAQAAYAKAATGRRHAATNDPTSSYTVVTVWPARNFNPAIHHVWPIPPQDLSNADIAQNEGW; this is encoded by the coding sequence ATGAATTTAAGATTCAATAAATATATAGCGATCGCACTGCTTGGATTGAGTGTGGGCGCTCAATCCTGCAGCAAAAGCTTTACCGACCTGACACCAGAAGGTACAACGACCGATGCCAATTTTTGGAAGACAGAAACCGATGCGATTTTCGCTGCCAATGGTTTGTACGAACATTTTGGCGATGATGCGATGTTTGGTCGCGGTTTGTTTTGGTATGTTAACGCATCGGATGATATGGTCACTGGCCGCACCGATGCCGGCTCGGCAGCTGTGCGTAATTTCACAGCTACAGGTGCTGAAAGTCGTGTAAACAACATGTACGGCAAATTTTACCAGATCGTGCAACGCGCCAATACCATCATCAGTAAAGTGCCAGGTATGCAGATTGCCGCAGAAACCAAGCAGCGTGTATTAGGCGAAGCCTATTTTATGCGTGGCTATGCATACTTTTACCTTTGTCAGTACTACGGCGATCAACGTGCCGGCCTGCCTATCGTGACGGAAGAGAATATGTTGGAATCGCACTTTGAACGTCCGGCCAGTGTGGTAGAAAATTTTGTACAGATAGAAGCCGATTTACGTCAAGCGGCAGATATGCTACCTTTGCTAACTACGTACACGGGTACAGATCAAGGACGCGCAAATAAAGATGCGGCTTATGCTTACTTGGCAAAAACAAACGTACAGTGGGCACGTTACGACGCAAGTAAATGGGCGCAGGTAGCGGCATATTGTGACATGGTGACCAACTCTGGTTCCGGACGTCAACTTATTGATACGGATAATCCGCAGGAAGATTTTGCGAGTGTATTTTATATTCAGAACAACTACTCGTCGGAGTACATTTTCTCGGTCGTGTCAAACAGAACACGCGGGTCTATTTTGCCAGCTGTATTGTTCGAAAATACAGGCTACGGTTTGTACAATGGTTGGGGATATTTTCACCCGACTTTAGAACTTTACAACGCCTTTGAAACCGGAGATAGTCGTAAGAAAGCTACGATTTTGGAGTTTAATGATACCTTTACGCTTTTTGGCGAAGCGCGTCAGTATTACTCATCCAACTCGCAAACGGGCTTCCAGTTTAAAAAATATATGCAGCCATTTCGCACGCCTATCGCACAGCATTTAAACCCGAACGGCGATTACCCTACATCGGATCTTAATATTCCGTTGGTACGTTATGCCGATATTTTATTGATGAAATCAGAAGCGCAGATTATGCAGGGACAAAACGGAGATGCTGGTATTAATTTGGTGCGTAATCGTGCAGGCTTGCCAGCTATTCAGGGAGCCACCATCACGCATTTAAAGCGTGAACGCCGTTCTGAATTTGCTGCCGAATACACCGACAGACATTCGGATTTGGTACGCTGGGGCGATGCGCAGGCAGCTTATGCAAAAGCGGCAACGGGTAGACGCCACGCAGCGACAAACGACCCAACCTCGAGTTATACTGTAGTTACCGTTTGGCCAGCTCGTAACTTTAATCCGGCGATACATCACGTGTGGCCTATTCCGCCACAAGATTTGAGCAATGCCGATATTGCACAAAATGAAGGTTGGTAA
- a CDS encoding SusC/RagA family TonB-linked outer membrane protein gives MRYLFYLTLCFTFFQPIFAVVYAQDQIEVRGVVRDSTAGLPGVSVKASGPPVQTTSTDGFGRFSIRTSKTSEITFVSVGFKSKTIKLAQETLGQNNVLELDIQLISDQSSIEEVTVTGFGGTQKKASMVSSITTVNVKDLKTASSNLTNALAGQVAGMIAFQSSGEPGMGTDNSTFYIRGLSSFGSGKMDPLILIDGVESSPTDMARLQPDDISDFSVLKDAAAAAVYGARGANGVVLINTKMGKDGTPQFNFRAEGRVSSNTKNFKFADNITYMRMANEAALTRSPNAAEPYSQNKINSTIVGADPYLFPNNNWLDLLLKDYTFNQGYNLNVTGGSPRARYYIAGTYNRDNGILNVEPINDFNSNIRLSNYSLRTNVDFNVTNSTTVIVRMYGQFDDYTGPIGGYDENGVRISGGEQTYRNALNANPVMFPAVYPADKLPFIEHPLFGSSQTRNSDLSLSSTMYVNPYAEMVKGYQQYKTSNLMPQVELKQDLNFITEGLSGRAMGYLRRISYYRINRNYIPFYYEAIVNPQDQSYSLRALNDGAANSLSPVGSESLNYAQDAKDIDSRLWAEAALTYNRTFQEKHAVGGMLISYLSNYETANANSVILSLPARNLGLSGRFSYGFKDRYLAEFNFGYNGSERFDKSHRWGFFPSFGLGYRLSEEEFFEPLRPIFSNFKIRATYGIVGNDAIGAANDRFFYLSNVNLNNGSYGASFGRNDGTGIYTRNGVSISRYANAGITWEESRVLNVGLDIGIANTLDIVLEGFKQKRSNILQPISVIDNASGLMATPVSNYGRVSSQGIDLSMNYRKSFSGNFRMDARGTFTYAASQIERIDELPYTSDLSHLSRKGYSINQAWGYIAERLFVDDEEVANSPLQFSDPGLLAGDIKYRDINKDGQINGDDMVALGYPTEPEIIYGFGSTFSYKNFDFGFFFQGAARYSFFIDAQQIQPFYQSNGYQTGLLNAIANDYWSEANPDSYAMWPRLSNWRVPSNNVQSTWWMRNGGFLRLKSIDLGYNIKALNRIHIKNARVYLSATNLFVLSQFKLWDVEMRGRGMNYPLQSVYNLGVQINL, from the coding sequence ATGAGGTATCTATTCTATTTAACCTTATGCTTCACCTTTTTTCAACCTATTTTTGCGGTGGTTTACGCGCAAGATCAGATTGAGGTGCGAGGTGTGGTTCGCGACTCCACGGCCGGACTCCCTGGAGTTTCTGTTAAAGCAAGCGGGCCACCCGTGCAGACCACTTCTACCGACGGATTTGGGCGCTTTAGCATACGAACGAGCAAAACATCGGAAATCACGTTTGTTTCGGTAGGATTTAAATCGAAAACAATTAAGCTGGCGCAAGAAACCCTTGGGCAGAATAATGTCCTCGAACTTGATATCCAATTGATTTCGGACCAATCGTCTATCGAAGAAGTTACCGTAACAGGCTTTGGCGGTACGCAGAAAAAAGCCAGTATGGTCAGTTCCATCACCACGGTCAATGTGAAAGATCTTAAAACCGCTTCTTCCAATTTAACCAATGCGCTTGCCGGACAAGTTGCCGGTATGATCGCTTTTCAGAGCAGTGGTGAGCCCGGTATGGGAACCGACAATTCGACGTTTTACATTCGCGGTCTTTCTTCGTTTGGCAGCGGCAAAATGGATCCATTGATCCTGATTGACGGCGTCGAATCGTCGCCTACGGATATGGCACGCTTGCAACCGGATGATATTTCTGACTTTTCGGTGCTGAAAGATGCCGCTGCGGCTGCCGTTTATGGCGCACGTGGTGCCAACGGTGTTGTGCTCATTAATACAAAAATGGGTAAAGATGGTACACCGCAGTTTAACTTCCGCGCAGAAGGCCGCGTTTCCTCCAATACCAAAAACTTTAAATTCGCGGATAACATTACCTACATGCGTATGGCGAATGAAGCCGCGTTGACCAGATCGCCCAACGCTGCTGAACCGTATTCGCAAAACAAAATCAATAGTACCATAGTCGGTGCAGATCCTTACCTTTTCCCCAACAACAACTGGTTGGACCTTTTGCTAAAAGACTATACGTTCAATCAAGGATACAACCTAAATGTGACTGGTGGGTCGCCGAGAGCACGTTACTACATTGCAGGTACGTATAATCGGGACAATGGTATTTTAAATGTCGAGCCGATTAATGATTTTAATAGCAACATTCGCCTCAGCAATTATTCTTTACGCACGAATGTGGATTTTAATGTCACGAACTCCACGACCGTTATCGTGCGTATGTACGGACAGTTTGATGATTACACAGGACCTATTGGCGGCTATGACGAAAATGGCGTGCGCATTTCTGGCGGCGAGCAAACGTACCGAAATGCGTTAAATGCCAATCCCGTTATGTTTCCAGCTGTTTATCCGGCTGATAAGCTTCCTTTTATTGAGCATCCGCTATTTGGATCTTCACAAACCCGCAATTCCGATCTTAGTTTAAGCTCGACCATGTATGTCAATCCCTATGCAGAAATGGTCAAGGGTTATCAGCAGTACAAAACCTCTAACCTTATGCCTCAGGTCGAACTAAAACAAGATCTTAACTTCATTACCGAAGGTTTATCCGGTCGTGCGATGGGTTATTTGAGACGGATATCGTACTACCGCATTAACCGTAATTATATCCCGTTCTATTACGAAGCGATTGTTAATCCGCAAGATCAATCCTACAGCTTACGCGCACTAAATGATGGCGCTGCCAATTCCTTATCCCCGGTAGGTAGCGAATCGCTAAATTACGCACAAGATGCCAAAGATATCGACTCCCGTTTATGGGCAGAAGCTGCGTTGACCTATAACCGTACATTTCAGGAAAAACACGCGGTAGGCGGTATGCTTATTTCCTATTTGTCAAACTATGAAACCGCCAATGCCAACAGTGTTATCTTATCCTTACCGGCGCGTAACCTGGGTCTTTCTGGTCGGTTTTCTTATGGTTTTAAAGATCGTTATCTCGCCGAGTTTAACTTTGGCTATAATGGCTCGGAGCGTTTTGATAAAAGCCATCGCTGGGGCTTTTTCCCGTCTTTTGGTCTGGGGTATCGACTTTCTGAAGAAGAGTTTTTCGAACCTTTACGTCCTATTTTTTCTAATTTTAAAATACGTGCCACCTATGGTATCGTAGGAAATGATGCTATTGGCGCGGCCAATGATAGATTCTTTTACTTGTCAAATGTCAACCTGAATAATGGTTCGTATGGCGCTTCCTTTGGCCGAAACGACGGAACCGGTATTTACACGCGTAATGGTGTTTCGATTTCGCGTTATGCCAATGCGGGCATCACCTGGGAAGAATCGAGAGTACTCAATGTCGGTTTGGATATCGGTATAGCCAACACGTTGGATATCGTATTAGAAGGCTTTAAGCAAAAACGTAGTAACATCTTACAGCCTATATCGGTTATTGACAATGCCTCGGGTCTCATGGCTACGCCCGTATCTAATTACGGTCGGGTAAGCTCGCAGGGTATCGATTTATCCATGAATTACCGGAAAAGCTTTTCAGGAAACTTCCGAATGGATGCACGCGGGACGTTTACCTATGCGGCATCTCAGATCGAACGCATAGACGAACTTCCGTATACTTCTGACCTTAGCCATTTATCGAGAAAAGGATATTCCATCAATCAAGCGTGGGGCTATATTGCCGAACGCCTTTTTGTAGACGATGAAGAGGTCGCTAATTCGCCTTTGCAGTTTTCAGATCCAGGACTGTTGGCGGGTGATATCAAGTATCGTGATATCAACAAAGATGGACAGATAAACGGCGATGATATGGTTGCGTTGGGTTATCCGACAGAACCTGAAATCATTTACGGCTTTGGCTCTACATTTAGCTATAAAAATTTCGATTTCGGTTTCTTCTTCCAAGGAGCAGCGCGTTATTCATTCTTTATCGATGCGCAGCAAATCCAGCCATTTTATCAGAGTAACGGCTACCAAACGGGGTTGTTAAACGCTATTGCCAACGATTACTGGTCGGAAGCTAACCCCGATAGCTATGCTATGTGGCCGAGATTGAGCAATTGGCGCGTACCATCAAACAATGTGCAATCTACCTGGTGGATGCGGAATGGTGGCTTTTTACGATTGAAAAGCATTGATCTGGGGTACAACATTAAAGCCTTAAACAGGATACATATTAAAAATGCCCGTGTGTATTTATCGGCGACGAACCTATTTGTACTCAGCCAGTTTAAGCTATGGGATGTGGAGATGCGCGGTAGGGGTATGAATTATCCGCTGCAATCTGTTTACAACCTCGGCGTGCAGATCAATTTATAA
- a CDS encoding alkaline phosphatase, translating into MMKTFFTLVSCLLLCHTTAFVYAQQPVAMHDRFDQLMYAAHAAGEQKLKGHSHNDYAQKIPFFTAYYAGMESIEIDLFLQNDSLYAAHEKSEVRAGRTLEALYLRPLTALYKANKHQPFADSSKNLQLLIDLKEDYRQLMPALITLLQPYRFMFDPKINKHAVRIVISGNMPSPENFDDYPAWIYFDGRPSITYSTQQRARLGLISEDLRAFTNWNGKGVPTKTEMANIQHLAKRIQDWGLTLRLWGTPESVNTWIILEKLGVFWLNTDQPGHLKTYLDEIARTSFRATNFYEVYQPTYASDGKNRKPKNVVLLIGDGMGLGHIQAAATANGGKLNMTNMRHLGFSNTASFSLGNTDSGAGGSAIATGVKTFNGALSVDTTGRAQANIPDLLSKKGIHSGILSTGDASDATPAVFYAHHRDRNASEEISFSLAKNNTIDILIGALPAVFTDSVKYRQLKDSLANNRFTVLASKAAFLSSPEEKLVVYLPDSLMRPVKDGRDDLLSDFLVASIAKLKDRGRGFFIMAEGAQIDYGGHARDLTYVTTETLDFDRAVGEALRFADRDGETLVIVVADHETGGLSLLDAEPARGAIRANFSSNDHSSAMVPLMAYGPGAQNFTGYFENTEIFKRIMQLFDPE; encoded by the coding sequence ATGATGAAAACATTTTTTACGCTGGTTAGCTGTTTATTGCTCTGCCATACAACAGCTTTTGTATACGCCCAACAACCGGTAGCTATGCACGACCGCTTTGATCAATTGATGTATGCAGCGCATGCCGCCGGTGAGCAAAAGCTCAAAGGGCATAGCCATAATGACTACGCGCAGAAAATTCCTTTTTTTACGGCCTATTATGCCGGAATGGAATCTATAGAGATCGATTTGTTTTTGCAAAACGATAGCTTGTATGCCGCGCATGAGAAAAGCGAAGTGCGTGCAGGTCGTACATTAGAAGCCCTGTATCTCAGGCCGCTGACTGCATTGTACAAAGCAAATAAGCACCAGCCGTTTGCTGATAGCAGCAAAAATCTACAATTGCTGATTGATTTGAAAGAAGATTACCGGCAATTAATGCCTGCTTTAATAACCTTGTTGCAACCTTACCGCTTTATGTTTGATCCGAAGATCAACAAGCACGCGGTACGTATCGTTATTAGTGGCAACATGCCTTCTCCTGAAAATTTTGACGATTATCCGGCCTGGATTTATTTTGACGGAAGACCGTCGATTACCTACAGTACTCAACAGCGTGCCCGTTTAGGCTTGATCAGTGAAGACTTGCGCGCTTTTACCAACTGGAATGGCAAAGGTGTGCCTACAAAAACAGAGATGGCTAATATCCAGCATCTAGCCAAGCGCATACAGGATTGGGGATTGACATTGCGGTTATGGGGCACGCCGGAAAGCGTGAATACGTGGATCATATTAGAAAAACTAGGCGTTTTTTGGTTGAATACAGATCAGCCTGGACACTTGAAAACCTACCTGGACGAGATAGCGCGTACTTCATTTCGCGCGACAAACTTTTATGAAGTTTATCAACCCACTTACGCTTCCGACGGGAAAAACAGGAAACCAAAAAATGTGGTATTATTGATTGGCGATGGTATGGGGTTGGGGCACATTCAGGCTGCGGCTACAGCCAATGGCGGCAAATTAAACATGACCAATATGCGGCATCTCGGTTTTTCCAATACCGCATCTTTTAGTCTTGGCAATACCGATTCTGGCGCGGGTGGTTCGGCCATTGCAACGGGTGTTAAAACATTCAACGGTGCGCTAAGCGTAGACACCACTGGAAGGGCGCAAGCAAATATTCCAGATCTGTTGTCCAAGAAAGGGATACACAGCGGTATACTGTCTACCGGCGACGCTTCGGATGCAACGCCTGCTGTGTTTTACGCGCATCATCGCGATCGGAATGCGTCAGAAGAGATCAGCTTTTCGTTGGCGAAAAACAACACGATTGATATTCTGATTGGCGCGCTGCCAGCAGTTTTTACTGATTCGGTAAAATATCGTCAGTTGAAGGATAGCTTGGCAAACAATCGCTTCACGGTATTAGCGAGTAAAGCGGCCTTTTTGTCCTCGCCTGAAGAAAAACTAGTCGTCTATTTGCCCGATTCGCTTATGCGACCAGTAAAAGACGGGCGGGATGATTTGCTAAGCGACTTTCTTGTTGCTAGTATAGCTAAGTTAAAAGATCGTGGGCGTGGTTTTTTCATCATGGCCGAGGGCGCGCAAATAGATTATGGCGGTCATGCCCGCGATTTGACATACGTTACGACCGAAACGTTGGATTTCGACCGGGCGGTGGGCGAGGCGCTGCGGTTTGCTGATCGTGATGGAGAAACGCTTGTCATCGTGGTGGCCGATCACGAGACAGGCGGCTTATCCTTATTGGATGCGGAGCCTGCGCGAGGTGCCATCCGAGCAAATTTTTCGTCTAACGATCACAGTAGCGCGATGGTGCCTTTGATGGCTTACGGCCCCGGCGCCCAAAACTTCACGGGCTATTTTGAAAATACCGAAATATTTAAACGCATTATGCAGCTATTCGACCCAGAATAA